The Silene latifolia isolate original U9 population chromosome 4, ASM4854445v1, whole genome shotgun sequence region tatatatatatatatatatatatatatatatatatatatatatcttgttTATTTTGATGTCTATATGTTGTATAACCTATTTGTGATTGTCCCTGCAGGCAGGTTTTATAGTTGGGCCATTTTTTGGTATATATGTGAATAACTACGCAATAAATAGACCATCATTGTTTTTAATATCGTCAGTGCTCGCAAATATAGGATTCTTTCTACAATTATTCGTGTTAGGATTGTCTATCAACTTGGGTAAATTAACAAAGACAGGCAAGAAAGCATTCATCCTAAGTTATTCAGGCTTGTTTACTTCTCTTGCATTCAGCTTTGCAACTTATGTTACAATCAATACAACAGACCAAGATTTTCGCCCCACGGGAATACCTGCTATAATTGCATTTAACGCATCAAATTACTTGCTAAGCACGTCGAGCCACCTCAATGACCTTGGTATGAGCAACTCGAAACTTGGCCGATTAGCTTCTTCAACATCAATGGTTACAGACATGTCCGTTATGTTAATCAGCATTACAATACTCAATGTTATATTACCCATATTAGGAGGAACCAAAACAGCCTCAAAAAGCCTTGTTGTTTTATACTACGCTCTTTTATTCTCTGTTTTCCGACCCTTAATAATATACCTTGTTAGTTTTAAAAAAGAAGGAATATCCCTTAAGCGAACCCACTTTGTGATGATCATCGTATTAATTCTTGTTATAGTGTTACTAGGAGAAAGTTTTGACCAAAGATATTCGCCGTTTTTAGTGGCATTAACATTGCCGGAAGAGCCTTTATTGACGATTTTGACCGAGAGATTGGATCCATTTACAAGTAATATTCTGTTCCCATTTTTTGTAATAAATTGTGGAATGCATATGACAATACCTGATTTACGCTCGTATGGGGTTGTAATCATATTAGTAATGGGTTATATTGGCAAATTTCTTGGCGTCATTATTCCTGCATGCTTTCTTCGTCTTCCATTTTCACAAGCGACTTCGTTGGCTCTCGTTATGTCTACTAGAGGAATCATGGACATTTCTCCCATTCTGTCATTGTTTCATACAAAGGTAAACATTTATTCTTTTTCATATCAATTGGTCTCTCTTAAAGACGAACATATCCGTTTTAATATCCGTTTTAACAACTCAAATTATTGTAGTGCTCATTCATGGGCGGATCCATTCCATGGCTATATGGGCTAAAGTCCAACCTTATTTTGTAGGAAAAAAAACTAAAGTATATCAAAAATGTATGCATGACTTGGTGCCTTGGTGAAAAAACATATGTCTACCTCGAGTTAATCTCCCTTTAGAAAGCCCATTTTGTCTAAAATAATAAGATAGAGTTTTAAGACCATTTTACAGTCAAATGTGATAACTTCGAAAAATAAGTTATCATAAGCTATAATACTAGCTGGATCATCGTACTTACATTTAActataaaataatcataaaatccAGTCTTATTTATTTCAGACGGAATTACccatctgaaacaagaatttCCGATCTCGCACCTATGGGATGTGTGTTTGAATCCCGATAACTGCCGATTCCATTTTCACGCTTGTTTCCCAATTTTTGACCCTCATTATTCAACAATTTTATGGAGGCTTCTACCTGCGATACTGTTATTTCTTAAAAAATAACAAATATCATGCACGAAAGTGATACATAAAATACAATTTCACGggtaaaaaattgattaaaaagAAGTCTTCTAATGAAAGGGGTAAAATAGAAAATTGCgtacatgattgagtaaatcatgtacaTGAAAGAGCAATACCCTAATTATATACTCACTTTATACCACTTTTATTGTCTTACTTTCCTTTTTGGTAAGGATTTAAATAGGTAAAATTATTACTCTAAAAAGGATTTAAATAGGGTAAAATTTTACTCTACCCCTTTAATTAAGAACAAGAGggataatattattttaatagaGTGAGTGATAGTTAAAAAGTAtagtaaggccctgttctttctggctttttagagccgaatcgaatcgaatcgaataatagagctgaatcgaatcgaatctgaatcgaaatgaatcgaatcaatggagtgGAGCTGAAAatgaatcgaatcaatggagtgaatcgaatcgaatcgaatcgaatggagtgaatcgaatcgaatcaatcaatcgaatcgaatcgaatagaatttgaaatgaatcgaatcgaactaaataaagtgaattgaaatttgaattgaactgaaataatcatattaataataataataataataataataatagtattcaatattattgttattatcaactataatatattaatattcatagtataatagtaatactaaaattaatatttataagaaaaaaattataatattatatatgaataatcataaattataataatgaaaaaatagtatttttctactaataatatttttaataacaataataaataataaggtcatattaataatgatattagtaaaataattgtttagaataaaaacactcaagtaagcgttgtTCGAATTCAGGTTGAGTCAACGCTCTACTCTCATATGGTATCTCGAGCCTATGCTTGCTCTCTTCGgatggatctttcacgcgtaacaaaGGCCTCAGAGGGTATGCAAAAGGTCCTTCTCTACGATGCCTTATGGTAATGGTGGATAGTCGGGACATTGCTTGAAACTAAGGTCTCTCCGCCTCTTGTAGTAGCTCGattagtcttacttctagagagaggaagttgttggtgagaagtttttaccattgattggtgaATAGTGAGATATTTATAGGTtttatgtgtacctcaaatgatggttTGGCAAGCacggttaccatattcgctatgaatacgccttaccgattcgcgaatcgcttatagaaaatgtgttacaTGTATTTTGTTAATCAacttgatagaattcgcttttaacgattTGTGATTCGTAGGGTACCAAGCTAATTTGTAACCATAttggcaagcgtgttgacttgtaaGACCCCGTATTGGCAAGTGAGTCAAGTCGGTTCGGTGTGCctcattaataatattaataataaatgttatgaattttaataataatactaataaatgttatgaattttaataataataataccaataataattataataacaacgacaataataataataataataataataataataataataataataacaacaacaacaacaacaacaacaacaacaacaacaacaacaataacattaacattaacaacattattattcattttaataataatattcatcatcatcatcatcatcatcatcatcataataataataataataatagtaataataataaataaataaataaattattaacaatattattaattataattataataataataaataataaataatattaatattaaaaaaatagtattattgttaacaaaattaataataactattatttAAATTAGTAAAGTGAAATGAAATTTGAATTTAATGGAGtgaaatgaatcgaatcgaatggagaatcgaatcgaatcgaatggagtgaatcgaatcgaatcgaatcgaatggagccgaatcaatcgaatcgagcccgaatcgaatcaatagaaatgaaatgaatcgaAATGGATCGAAAATAAAGGAAAGAGCAGGGGCCTAAGTCTCACTTGCTAGAGGGACAATATTATTTTAATAGAGTGAGTGATACCTAAAAAATACAGTAAGTTCTCCTACTTAGATAGATAAGACAAAGTATATGAAATCCCAAATAGCTTGTCTTTTCCTACTCAAGTgaataaatgagaatttgtgtaaaaagTAACAGGTAATAGTAGTAGTCTACTaatttatcatactaaatttaGAAAGGGGGCAATTAACTTGGGATAAATTTTGAAGAAAAGAGGACACTAAAAATGGAATGAAAGGAATATATAATAAGCGCAAAAGTCTTTAGTAGTATAGTATTAATAAAATCggaaaattcatattttaaaaATTTTGACTAAACGTCATGAAAGTAACGCATATAATATTGTAGTAAGGGGCCAAGACATATAATCAACAATTTCAAGCCACATTTGTATGGCGGAATTTATTTTTTATTGGCAAGTTTAAATTCTTAGCCCTGAATTCTTAGTTCGCCATCATcatcatatatcatatatttttTTAATGCAACGGTCAATCCTGCTGACATGGCATCACAATTGTTTATTTCAATATAACGTGTCACGATATTAACTGAACTCATAATACGGATGGAAACAAAATTATATCACGAGTTATATATGAGCATTGTACAATCATATAAAAACTAAGAATTAAGGGAGATGGGTGATTGAG contains the following coding sequences:
- the LOC141653376 gene encoding cation/H(+) symporter 13-like, with protein sequence MGDRASIAWNEGNTTEGISIACQGFVMHSNVFGGIIRKISSSLLFDVGIFLILYRFVRTLLKPLRMPFASQLLAGFIVGPFFGIYVNNYAINRPSLFLISSVLANIGFFLQLFVLGLSINLGKLTKTGKKAFILSYSGLFTSLAFSFATYVTINTTDQDFRPTGIPAIIAFNASNYLLSTSSHLNDLGMSNSKLGRLASSTSMVTDMSVMLISITILNVILPILGGTKTASKSLVVLYYALLFSVFRPLIIYLVSFKKEGISLKRTHFVMIIVLILVIVLLGESFDQRYSPFLVALTLPEEPLLTILTERLDPFTSNILFPFFVINCGMHMTIPDLRSYGVVIILVMGYIGKFLGVIIPACFLRLPFSQATSLALVMSTRGIMDISPILSLFHTKGLSPNHYTIVMLHASITMGVLLPLVRLLYEPSRQYSTIMRRGVIDFQENSEVLLILVCIHKEESLPGLVRFLKAFYSTQQNPVSILALDYCN